The following are encoded together in the Rana temporaria chromosome 12, aRanTem1.1, whole genome shotgun sequence genome:
- the ZSWIM3 gene encoding zinc finger SWIM domain-containing protein 3 has product MQRGTCFINYEDFRECFDSYKEETRLTFMIQSCVSVEHYNLKNGTDLRDDIVYTQVKFRCSKVQGHNGKRKSQEATCPAFFFLQYDSTIDRLVVKEECATHVHDKQTSLKASPPTHPPKIVPSECGELEPQSKKRCGETISLTLDTEYNENLQLHVPCEDEESLPLEGNDSNEVDSPNATIDCVQEVLSLEAISRLGELMKKFQIKDIGSKALLSIGSEQQLEQISFQTSKMCGLFGRFPEGLLINKMVSKRGYTLYAFLVENTERRAKIINFSFVRDDNAREVSKMLETFKIFNPEWQKVKIIYTDIYFGHRDTVSEAFPSTRILLSVFHTVRFIERQIKGSSCFKEWLRKWIDDAIHHTTPEKLKFLAEQIQYKLDKEVYENLHTNWFSCELLWYMHMKKGLLSSIMYMDSLGLVNDTITSLLKKDLSMEEKIQQFVESADHFNSKGLENKRDGCLDFSTNMVKIPKKRRGRAKSFDPSQPARSALKKNAGLSKAMDYVDHKPRPLPSKLQKASDKMLLSLKKNCNDLGYQLCSKEWEVAQKSSQLISVQTTCIHVQFLEESHQVSQDGVSCTCYFNILYKLPCRHILAMLLANKKLVERDLISVRWQKRYIKPVAEDKILETVLCHTKSEAEANRRVDMISSLVMELANLLLQDDEKEMHVRATTLQTIVDMWHKESNTKNEHLAESDSNSLPYRWVKKEPDEEAHPDSSELYRMDT; this is encoded by the exons ATGCAGCGTGGAACCTGCTTCATCAACTACGAGGATTTCCGGGAATGCTTCGATTCCTACAAAGAGGAGACCAGGCTGACGTTCATGATCCAGAGCTGTGTGTCCGTCGAGCACTACAACCTCAAGAACGGCACCGATCTCCGTGATGACATTGT atATACTCAGGTGAAGTTTCGCTGTTCCAAGGTGCAAGGACACAATGGTAAAAGAAAGTCTCAAGAAGCCACCTGCCCAgccttcttttttctgcagtatgATTCCACAATAGATCGACTGGTAGTTAAAGAAGAATGCGCCACCCATGTCCACGATAAGCAGACAAGTCTGAAAGCGTCTCCCCCTACGCATCCACCGAAAATTGTACCTTCTGAATGCGGGGAGCTGGAACCCCAATCTAAAAAGAGATGCGGTGAAACAATATCTTTAACTCTAGATACAGAATATAATGAAAATCTTCAACTGCATGTGCCATGTGAAGATGAAGAGAGCTTGCCATTGGAGGGAAACGATAGTAATGAAGTTGATTCTCCCAATGCCACCATAGACTGTGTTCAGGAGGTGTTGTCCTTAGAGGCTATTTCACGTTTAGgcgaattgatgaagaaatttcagATCAAAGATATTGGTTCCAAGGCCTTGTTAAGCATTGGAAGTGAACAACAGTTGGAGCAGATAAGCTTTCAAACGAGTAAAATGTGTGGCTTGTTTGGAAGGTTCCCTGAGGGCCTTCTGATCAACAAGATGGTCAGTAAACGTGGATACACATTGTATGCTTTTCTAGTGGAAAACACAGAACGCAGAGCAAAGATCATTAACTTCTCTTTCGTTAGAGATGATAATGCAAGGGAGGTCTCCAAAATGTTGGAAACCTTTAAAATTTTTAACCCAGAATGGCAAAAGGTAAAGATTATCTATACGGATATTTATTTCGGACACCGGGATACCGTGAGTGAGGCATTTCCTTCAACCAGGATTCTACTGTCTGTGTTCCATACTGTGCGTTTCATTGAAAGACAGATTAAAGGATCGTCGTGCTTCAAGGAATGGCTCCGTAAATGGATCGATGATGCAATCCATcacacaaccccagaaaaactGAAATTCTTAGCGGAGCAAATACAATATAAATTGGACAAAGAGGTTTATGAAAACCTTCACACAAATTGGTTCTCTTGTGAATTGCTGTGGTACATGCATATGAAGAAAGGCTTGCTTTCTAGTATCATGTATATGGACAGCTTGGGCTTGGTGAACGATACCATCACCAGCCTACTTAAAAAAGATTTATCCATGGAAGAAAAAATTCAGCAGTTTGTTGAATCTGCAGACCATTTCAACAGTAAGGGGTTAGAAAACAAAAGGGATGGCTGTTTGGATTTTTCCACGAATATGGTGAAAATTCCAAAAAAGAGAAGAGGAAGGGCAAAATCTTTTGATCCTTCACAGCCAGCCCGGTCTGCTTTGAAAAAGAATGCTGGTTTGTCAAAGGCTATGGACTATGTAGACCACAAACCTAGGCCGCTGCCTTCCAAACTACAGAAAGCTTCAGACAAAATGCTACTTTCCTTGAAGAAGAACTGCAATGACCTTGGCTATCAGCTGTGCAGTAAAGAATGGGAAGTGGCTCAGAAGTCTAGCCAGCTTATAAGTGTGCAGACCACTTGCATTCATGTCCAATTTCTGGAAGAATCCCATCAAGTCTCTCAGGATGGTGTGTCCTGCACATGCTATTTCAATATTCTTTATAAGCTGCCATGTAGACATATCTTAGCCATGCTACTTGCAAACAAAAAATTGGTTGAAAGAGACCTGATCAGTGTCAGGTGGCAGAAGAGGTACATAAAACCAGTAGCTGAGGACAAGATATTGGAAACGGTACTTTGCCATACTAAATCTGAAGCAGAAGCGAACAGAAGGGTTGACATGATCAGCAGTCTGGTCATGGAATTGGCTAATCTACTCCTGCAGGATGATGAGAAGGAAATGCACGTTAGAGCTACTACCCTACAGACGATAGTGGATATGTGGCACAAGGAGTCGAATACTAAGAACGAACACCTTGCTGAGAGTGACTCTAACAGCCTGCCTTACAGATGGGTGAAGAAGGAACCCGATGAGGAAGCACATCCTGACTCTTCTGAACTGTACAGAATGGACACTTGA